In the genome of Candidatus Woesearchaeota archaeon, one region contains:
- a CDS encoding peptidyl-tRNA hydrolase — MPKEYKQVIIVRDDLKLPKGKLAAQVGHACVEAVLRSDKEMVKSWRSEGMKKIVLKVKDLKEMKKYMQLAKDADIVTALITDAGHTVVAPGTETCCALGPADEQDIDVITAELKML; from the coding sequence ATGCCCAAAGAATACAAACAAGTGATCATCGTTCGCGATGATCTGAAACTTCCGAAAGGAAAACTTGCCGCGCAAGTTGGTCACGCGTGTGTTGAAGCAGTGCTTCGTTCAGATAAAGAGATGGTGAAGTCTTGGCGCTCAGAAGGGATGAAAAAAATAGTTCTCAAAGTCAAAGACTTGAAAGAGATGAAAAAATATATGCAGCTCGCGAAAGACGCGGACATTGTGACTGCGCTGATTACTGACGCTGGACACACTGTTGTTGCTCCTGGCACAGAAACCTGCTGCGCATTGGGTCCTGCTGATGAACAGGACATTGATGTGATTACTGCTGAATTGAAGATGTTGTGA
- a CDS encoding cold shock domain-containing protein yields the protein MKGTIKFFNEAKGFGFITAEDGTQVFVHKSALAEGVTLRENDSVTFDVEQGDRGSKAVNVKKE from the coding sequence ATGAAAGGAACTATAAAATTTTTTAATGAAGCAAAAGGCTTTGGCTTTATTACTGCTGAAGATGGAACACAAGTTTTTGTCCACAAATCAGCACTCGCAGAAGGTGTCACTTTACGCGAAAATGATTCTGTTACCTTCGATGTAGAACAAGGAGATAGGGGATCAAAAGCAGTTAATGTGAAGAAAGAGTAA
- a CDS encoding HD domain-containing protein, producing the protein MVYVVQPTTKMLFSMILEDTAVQDFLGAMEVHHRETALHSKRVGLYTLDMYVQGYMATESGLVVINQDTINEALRWGAAGVYHDAGKLLTPIEILAKPGKLDEKERAKMNRHPLLGLQILDEYTRDEAAYHAAVGHHEYKTRASYPRHKRRGEDELVEAVALADFYDALASRRGYKPAFSKEDIGRIMHEEFNGNPQHLDELLRRAA; encoded by the coding sequence ATGGTCTACGTTGTGCAGCCGACAACAAAGATGCTTTTTTCTATGATTCTTGAAGACACAGCAGTGCAGGATTTTCTTGGAGCGATGGAGGTACACCATAGAGAGACCGCGCTTCATAGCAAAAGAGTGGGATTATATACCCTGGACATGTATGTACAAGGATATATGGCTACAGAAAGTGGCTTAGTGGTCATAAATCAAGATACTATCAACGAAGCATTACGCTGGGGAGCTGCGGGAGTATATCATGATGCGGGAAAATTATTAACTCCTATTGAAATACTAGCAAAGCCAGGAAAGCTCGATGAAAAAGAAAGAGCGAAAATGAATAGGCACCCTCTCCTTGGACTTCAGATTTTAGATGAGTATACAAGAGATGAAGCAGCGTATCATGCTGCAGTAGGACACCACGAATATAAAACAAGAGCATCATATCCACGACACAAAAGAAGAGGAGAAGATGAACTTGTCGAAGCAGTTGCGCTTGCGGATTTCTACGATGCGCTGGCAAGTAGACGAGGATACAAACCTGCATTTTCAAAAGAAGATATAGGAAGAATTATGCACGAAGAGTTTAATGGAAACCCACAACACCTTGATGAACTGTTAAGAAGAGCTGCATAA
- a CDS encoding diphthamide synthesis protein: MKTLFLEARVAMEIALSDEQIKQLPKEVGLFTTIQFIDSIQFIDSIHGVLQQLKDAGITVHLLKGKHTQRAGQILGCEYLDYPAPAFLYIGDGQFHPQAIAIKNQKPIYCYNPYTKQMVLFDRKDIDAVVKQHKIAIMKFLEADNIGVLISTKPGQQFMKRCLLFKGKCEAKGKKVYLLLSNTVDFMQMNNFPFVQCWVNSACPRIGIDDKNKVDKPMVNLEDVFEMV; encoded by the coding sequence ATGAAGACATTATTCCTCGAAGCGCGCGTCGCGATGGAGATTGCGCTCTCTGACGAGCAGATTAAACAATTGCCGAAAGAAGTAGGGTTATTTACGACGATTCAATTCATTGACTCTATTCAATTCATTGACTCTATTCATGGTGTTTTGCAGCAATTAAAGGACGCGGGCATTACAGTCCACCTTTTGAAAGGCAAACACACCCAGCGTGCTGGACAGATTCTAGGTTGCGAATATCTTGATTATCCCGCTCCCGCGTTTTTGTATATCGGCGATGGTCAGTTTCATCCGCAAGCGATCGCGATAAAAAATCAAAAACCCATTTACTGCTATAATCCTTACACAAAGCAGATGGTTCTTTTTGATCGCAAGGATATTGATGCGGTTGTCAAGCAACATAAAATTGCTATCATGAAATTTCTCGAAGCAGATAACATTGGTGTTTTGATCTCGACAAAACCAGGACAACAGTTTATGAAACGCTGTTTATTGTTTAAGGGAAAATGCGAAGCAAAAGGAAAAAAAGTCTATCTCTTGTTATCCAACACTGTTGACTTTATGCAGATGAATAATTTTCCGTTTGTCCAGTGCTGGGTGAATAGCGCATGCCCGCGCATCGGGATTGATGATAAAAATAAAGTAGACAAACCCATGGTTAATTTGGAAGATGTCTTTGAGATGGTTTGA
- a CDS encoding amidohydrolase, producing the protein MLLKNCRFVVTQNEKRDILEHVDILIERNKITKIGKHLKTKGRNKIKGKTIDCSDKIVMPGLINTHTHIGMHSLRGICDDEELPAWLDKVVAAEKKFTPKQIQQNAESACKEMLLSGTTTFVEMYTPIAPVLAGVKKHSLRAVLCPVIYGFLGNAKEQLAAAKKLIDDFSHPLITLGLGAHSIYTCDEQTLKDLKYYCHRKNLLTPIHLAETREERFDCFDKHKKLPAEYLASLGFLNEKTLLVHSIWLTKGEVRIIAQHKSAVAHCPVSNMKLSSGGVTPLMEMFEEGVVVGLGTDSVASNNSMDMFKEMMICGLLHKQHRWDPKAAPVQKLLDMATIDGAAAIGMRHEIGSLEVGKKADIICLDVAENHWPLSQENVLSHLVYSTTGRNVSTVVVDGKVVVKNKEVQ; encoded by the coding sequence ATGCTCCTCAAAAACTGCAGATTTGTCGTCACGCAAAATGAAAAAAGAGACATTCTTGAACATGTTGATATTCTCATAGAAAGGAATAAGATAACGAAAATTGGCAAACATTTGAAAACAAAGGGAAGAAACAAAATAAAAGGAAAGACAATCGATTGTTCTGACAAGATTGTTATGCCTGGATTAATCAACACGCACACGCACATAGGAATGCATTCTTTGCGCGGCATTTGCGATGATGAAGAACTTCCCGCATGGCTTGATAAAGTCGTTGCTGCTGAAAAGAAATTCACTCCAAAACAGATTCAACAAAACGCAGAAAGCGCATGCAAAGAAATGCTGCTTTCAGGAACAACAACATTCGTTGAAATGTATACTCCTATTGCACCTGTGCTTGCTGGGGTGAAAAAACACTCTCTTCGCGCAGTTCTTTGTCCAGTGATTTATGGATTTTTAGGAAACGCGAAAGAACAGCTTGCTGCTGCAAAGAAGCTGATTGATGACTTTTCTCATCCTCTTATTACTCTTGGCTTAGGCGCTCACTCCATCTATACTTGTGATGAACAGACCTTGAAGGACCTCAAATATTATTGTCATCGAAAGAATCTTCTAACTCCTATCCACCTCGCAGAAACGAGAGAAGAACGATTTGATTGTTTTGACAAACACAAAAAACTTCCTGCGGAATATCTCGCGTCTCTTGGCTTTTTAAATGAAAAAACACTTCTTGTGCACAGCATCTGGCTGACAAAAGGAGAAGTTCGTATTATCGCCCAGCACAAATCTGCTGTTGCACATTGTCCTGTTTCAAATATGAAACTTTCTTCTGGTGGCGTTACTCCACTCATGGAAATGTTTGAAGAAGGGGTTGTTGTTGGTTTAGGAACAGATTCTGTCGCGTCAAACAATTCTATGGACATGTTCAAAGAAATGATGATCTGCGGATTATTGCATAAACAACATCGCTGGGACCCAAAAGCTGCTCCTGTGCAAAAGTTGCTTGATATGGCAACGATTGACGGCGCTGCCGCGATTGGTATGCGTCATGAGATTGGTTCTCTTGAAGTTGGGAAGAAGGCAGACATTATCTGCCTTGATGTTGCTGAAAATCATTGGCCTCTTTCGCAGGAGAATGTTCTTTCTCATTTAGTTTATTCTACTACTGGTAGAAATGTTTCTACTGTTGTTGTTGATGGAAAAGTTGTGGTGAAGAATAAAGAAGTCCAATAA
- a CDS encoding DnaJ domain-containing protein, whose protein sequence is MIRIKGYDLNTPTIRDSYDRRAVQYKNNIILTLKKLGLTEDDIDIPQDVSAFKNAPASATWYMDGRRLYYSYKIANKYVENLYIVFKVIELEVNAYLSGHKTLEEFFSSFSEEDDVEEERKQARLTLGVDPTETNMDIINAKYKELAKKNHPDMDGGDTEKFKAINRAHKMLKRELQ, encoded by the coding sequence ATAATTAGAATTAAAGGATATGATCTCAATACTCCTACTATTCGCGATTCGTATGACAGGCGAGCAGTGCAGTACAAAAACAATATTATTTTGACACTTAAAAAACTTGGTCTTACAGAAGATGATATTGATATTCCACAAGATGTCAGCGCGTTCAAGAACGCGCCTGCGTCTGCGACGTGGTATATGGATGGTCGTCGTTTATACTACAGCTACAAAATCGCGAACAAATATGTGGAAAACCTTTATATTGTTTTCAAAGTCATTGAACTTGAAGTTAATGCCTACCTTTCTGGACACAAAACACTTGAAGAATTCTTCAGCTCTTTTTCAGAAGAAGATGATGTCGAAGAGGAACGTAAACAAGCACGTCTTACTTTAGGTGTTGATCCTACTGAGACGAACATGGACATCATCAACGCAAAGTATAAGGAGCTTGCCAAGAAAAATCATCCTGACATGGATGGTGGCGATACAGAGAAATTCAAAGCGATCAACCGCGCGCATAAAATGCTGAAAAGAGAGTTGCAGTGA